From Scophthalmus maximus strain ysfricsl-2021 chromosome 14, ASM2237912v1, whole genome shotgun sequence, one genomic window encodes:
- the mid1 gene encoding E3 ubiquitin-protein ligase Midline-1 isoform X1, which produces METLESELTCPICLELFEDPLLLPCAHSLCFNCAHRILVSHCTPSEPIQSISAFQCPTCRYVITLSQRGLEGLKRNVTLQNIIDRYQKASLSGPNSPNETRRERAAPDSKAMTSPGGRVQCQFCEQDPPQDAVKTCVTCEVSYCDECLKATHPNKKPFTGHRLIEPLLDSHLRGLMCLEHEDEKVNMYCVTDEQLICALCKLVGRHRDHQVAALGDRFDKLKRTSGRFLCVGGDHSHQETDQQALDSNLNSLIKRTSELESLMGKLIQTCQHVEVNASRQENKLLEECELLINIVQQRRQIIATKIKEGKSVRMRKLAQQIASCKQCIERSSSLISQADQTLKETDHARFLQTAKSICERVSMATASSQILLPEINLNDTFDSFALDFTREKKMLESLDYLTAPNPPAIREELCTASYDTITVHWTTDDEFSVVSYELQYAIFTSQSNVVSLCNSADSWMIVPNIKQNHYTVHGLQCGTKYIFIVKAINQAGKRSSEPGKLKTNSQPFKLDPKSAHRKLRVSHDNLTVERDETLSKKSHNQDRFSSHSSYGVTGNAYIDSGRHYWEALIGGSTWFAVGIAYKSAPKQEWIGKNSASWVLSRCNNSWAVRHNSKEMPIEPSPHLRRLGVLLDYDSGSLSFYDAVGSQHLHTFDIAFAQPVCPVFNVWNRCLTILTGLPIPDHLEGADFNN; this is translated from the exons ATGGAAACACTGGAGTCGGAGCTGACCTGCCCAATCTGTCTGGAGCTCTTTGAGGACCCGCTGCTCTTGCCCTGTGCTCATAGCCTTTGTTTCAACTGTGCCCATCGCATCCTGGTCTCCCACTGCACCCCCAGCGAGCCGATCCAGTCCATCAGCGCCTTCCAGTGCCCGACCTGTCGCTATGTCATCACCCTCAGCCAGAGGGGCCTAGAGGGACTCAAGCGCAACGTTACCTTACAGAACATCATTGACCGCTACCAGAAAGCCTCCCTGAGCGGACCTAACTCTCCCAACGAGACTCGGCGCGAGCGAGCCGCCCCCGACAGCAAAGCCATGACGTCTCCCGGCGGCCGCGTGCAGTGTCAGTTCTGTGAGCAGGACCCTCCGCAGGATGCGGTGAAGACCTGCGTCACATGTGAGGTGTCCTACTGCGACGAGTGTCTCAAGGCCACGCACCCCAACAAGAAGCCCTTCACTGGCCACCGTCTGATTGAGCCCTTGCTGGACTCCCACCTGCGGGGGCTCATGTGTCTGGAGCACGAGGACGAGAAGGTCAACATGTACTGTGTGACAGACGAGCAGTTGATCTGTGCGTTGTGTAAGCTGGTCGGCCGACACCGAGACCACCAGGTAGCAGCCCTCGGCGACCGATTTGACAAACTCAAG AGAACTTCTGGCCGCTTTCTCTGTGTGGGGGGCGATCACTCGCACCAGGAGACGGACCAG caaGCCCTCGATTCCAACCTCAACAGTCTAATCAAGAGGACCAGTGAGTTGGAAAGTCTGATGGGCAAACTTATCCAAACCTGCCAACATGTGGAG GTAAACGCATCGCGACAAGAAAACAAGCTGCTTGAGGAGTGCGAACTGCTGATTAATATCGTACAGCAGCGGAGACAAATCATAGCTACCAAGATAAAGGAGGGGAAG TCTGTGCGAATGAGGAAGCTAGCCCAGCAGATAGCCAGCTGCAAACAGTGCATCGAGaggtcctcctccctcatctcccaAGCAGACCAAACCCTCAAGGAGACGGACCACGCCCGCTTCCTTCAGACGGCTAAAAGTATCTGTGAGAG AGTGTCTATGGCAACGGCATCCTCTCAAATCCTGTTACCAGAAATCAATCTGAATGACACTTTTGATAGTTTCGCTCTGGACTTCACGAGGGAGAAGAAAATGCTAGAAAGCTTGGATTACCTCACAG CACCAAATCCACCAGCGATCCGCGAGGAGTTGTGCACGGCTTCGTACGACACGATCACAGTCCACTGGACGACGGATGATGAGTTCTCCGTTGTGTCGTATGAACTTCAGTACGCCATCTTCACCAGCCAATCTAATGTCGTCA GTTTATGTAACTCTGCTGATAGCTGGATGATTGTGCCAAACATCAAGCAAAATCACTACACTGTGCACGGACTCCAGTGTGGCACAAAGTACATTTTTATAGTGAAGGCCATAAACCAGGCTGGAAAACGCAGCAGTGAACCAGGGAAACTCAAGACAAACA GTCAGCCATTCAAGTTAGACCCAAAGTCCGCTCACCGGAAGTTGAGGGTGTCCCACGACAATCTGACAGTGGAGAGGGACGAGACATTGTCCAAGAAGAGCCACAATCAGGACCGCTTCtccagccacagcagctacGGTGTCACAGGGAATGCATACATCGACAGTGGCCGCCATTACTGGGAAGCTCTGATCGGAGGAAGCACGTG GTTTGCGGTGGGCATTGCATACAAGTCCGCACCAAAACAAGAGTGGATTGGCAAAAACTCCGCCTCCTGGGTGCTGTCTCGCTGCAATAACTCGTGGGCGGTGCGTCACAACAGCAAGGAGATGCCTATTGAGCCTTCGCCCCACCTGCGGCGTCTCGGAGTACTGTTGGACTATGACTCTGGATCGCTGTCTTTCTACGATGCCGTCGGCTCTCAGCACTTGCACACGTTCGACATCGCCTTTGCTCAGCCAGTTTGCCCCGTTTTCAACGTGTGGAACCGGTGTCTGACGATCCTCACGGGACTGCCCATCCCAGATCACTTGGAGGGGGCGGATTTCAACAACTGA
- the mid1 gene encoding E3 ubiquitin-protein ligase Midline-1 isoform X2 — METLESELTCPICLELFEDPLLLPCAHSLCFNCAHRILVSHCTPSEPIQSISAFQCPTCRYVITLSQRGLEGLKRNVTLQNIIDRYQKASLSGPNSPNETRRERAAPDSKAMTSPGGRVQCQFCEQDPPQDAVKTCVTCEVSYCDECLKATHPNKKPFTGHRLIEPLLDSHLRGLMCLEHEDEKVNMYCVTDEQLICALCKLVGRHRDHQVAALGDRFDKLKQALDSNLNSLIKRTSELESLMGKLIQTCQHVEVNASRQENKLLEECELLINIVQQRRQIIATKIKEGKSVRMRKLAQQIASCKQCIERSSSLISQADQTLKETDHARFLQTAKSICERVSMATASSQILLPEINLNDTFDSFALDFTREKKMLESLDYLTAPNPPAIREELCTASYDTITVHWTTDDEFSVVSYELQYAIFTSQSNVVSLCNSADSWMIVPNIKQNHYTVHGLQCGTKYIFIVKAINQAGKRSSEPGKLKTNSQPFKLDPKSAHRKLRVSHDNLTVERDETLSKKSHNQDRFSSHSSYGVTGNAYIDSGRHYWEALIGGSTWFAVGIAYKSAPKQEWIGKNSASWVLSRCNNSWAVRHNSKEMPIEPSPHLRRLGVLLDYDSGSLSFYDAVGSQHLHTFDIAFAQPVCPVFNVWNRCLTILTGLPIPDHLEGADFNN, encoded by the exons ATGGAAACACTGGAGTCGGAGCTGACCTGCCCAATCTGTCTGGAGCTCTTTGAGGACCCGCTGCTCTTGCCCTGTGCTCATAGCCTTTGTTTCAACTGTGCCCATCGCATCCTGGTCTCCCACTGCACCCCCAGCGAGCCGATCCAGTCCATCAGCGCCTTCCAGTGCCCGACCTGTCGCTATGTCATCACCCTCAGCCAGAGGGGCCTAGAGGGACTCAAGCGCAACGTTACCTTACAGAACATCATTGACCGCTACCAGAAAGCCTCCCTGAGCGGACCTAACTCTCCCAACGAGACTCGGCGCGAGCGAGCCGCCCCCGACAGCAAAGCCATGACGTCTCCCGGCGGCCGCGTGCAGTGTCAGTTCTGTGAGCAGGACCCTCCGCAGGATGCGGTGAAGACCTGCGTCACATGTGAGGTGTCCTACTGCGACGAGTGTCTCAAGGCCACGCACCCCAACAAGAAGCCCTTCACTGGCCACCGTCTGATTGAGCCCTTGCTGGACTCCCACCTGCGGGGGCTCATGTGTCTGGAGCACGAGGACGAGAAGGTCAACATGTACTGTGTGACAGACGAGCAGTTGATCTGTGCGTTGTGTAAGCTGGTCGGCCGACACCGAGACCACCAGGTAGCAGCCCTCGGCGACCGATTTGACAAACTCAAG caaGCCCTCGATTCCAACCTCAACAGTCTAATCAAGAGGACCAGTGAGTTGGAAAGTCTGATGGGCAAACTTATCCAAACCTGCCAACATGTGGAG GTAAACGCATCGCGACAAGAAAACAAGCTGCTTGAGGAGTGCGAACTGCTGATTAATATCGTACAGCAGCGGAGACAAATCATAGCTACCAAGATAAAGGAGGGGAAG TCTGTGCGAATGAGGAAGCTAGCCCAGCAGATAGCCAGCTGCAAACAGTGCATCGAGaggtcctcctccctcatctcccaAGCAGACCAAACCCTCAAGGAGACGGACCACGCCCGCTTCCTTCAGACGGCTAAAAGTATCTGTGAGAG AGTGTCTATGGCAACGGCATCCTCTCAAATCCTGTTACCAGAAATCAATCTGAATGACACTTTTGATAGTTTCGCTCTGGACTTCACGAGGGAGAAGAAAATGCTAGAAAGCTTGGATTACCTCACAG CACCAAATCCACCAGCGATCCGCGAGGAGTTGTGCACGGCTTCGTACGACACGATCACAGTCCACTGGACGACGGATGATGAGTTCTCCGTTGTGTCGTATGAACTTCAGTACGCCATCTTCACCAGCCAATCTAATGTCGTCA GTTTATGTAACTCTGCTGATAGCTGGATGATTGTGCCAAACATCAAGCAAAATCACTACACTGTGCACGGACTCCAGTGTGGCACAAAGTACATTTTTATAGTGAAGGCCATAAACCAGGCTGGAAAACGCAGCAGTGAACCAGGGAAACTCAAGACAAACA GTCAGCCATTCAAGTTAGACCCAAAGTCCGCTCACCGGAAGTTGAGGGTGTCCCACGACAATCTGACAGTGGAGAGGGACGAGACATTGTCCAAGAAGAGCCACAATCAGGACCGCTTCtccagccacagcagctacGGTGTCACAGGGAATGCATACATCGACAGTGGCCGCCATTACTGGGAAGCTCTGATCGGAGGAAGCACGTG GTTTGCGGTGGGCATTGCATACAAGTCCGCACCAAAACAAGAGTGGATTGGCAAAAACTCCGCCTCCTGGGTGCTGTCTCGCTGCAATAACTCGTGGGCGGTGCGTCACAACAGCAAGGAGATGCCTATTGAGCCTTCGCCCCACCTGCGGCGTCTCGGAGTACTGTTGGACTATGACTCTGGATCGCTGTCTTTCTACGATGCCGTCGGCTCTCAGCACTTGCACACGTTCGACATCGCCTTTGCTCAGCCAGTTTGCCCCGTTTTCAACGTGTGGAACCGGTGTCTGACGATCCTCACGGGACTGCCCATCCCAGATCACTTGGAGGGGGCGGATTTCAACAACTGA